One window of the Eucalyptus grandis isolate ANBG69807.140 chromosome 8, ASM1654582v1, whole genome shotgun sequence genome contains the following:
- the LOC104417735 gene encoding delta(3,5)-Delta(2,4)-dienoyl-CoA isomerase, peroxisomal, whose translation MEKFKTLEILRASPGSAVFHLRLNRPSSRNALSLDSLDHNPDALVVVRSGAGHHFCSGIDLAALDSSPTPGDRSRAGERLLRDIKTLQDAVTAIERCRKPVIAAVHGACVGGGVNVATACDVRYCTEDAFFSVMEVDLAIIADLGTLQRLPSIVGYGNAMEQGLTGRRVSGSEAKVVGLVSRVFGSKRELDDGVRVIAEDLISCVAHNALLGMFIVNLMGGLRELFQVLMGRRVSGSEAKVVGLVSRVFGSKRELDDGVRVIAEGK comes from the exons atggagaaattcaagacCCTGGAAATCCTCCGAGCCAGCCCCGGCTCCGCCGTCTTCCACCTCCGCCTCAACCGCCCTTCCTCCCGCAACGCCCTCTCCCTCGACTCCCTCGACCACAACCCCGACGCCCTCGTCGTCGTCCGCTCCGGCGCCGGCCACCACTTCTGCTCCGGCAtcgacctcgccgccctcgacTCCTCCCCCACACCCGGCGACCGCAGCCGCGCCGGGGAGCGGCTCCTCCGGGACATCAAGACCCTACAGGACGCGGTGACGGCCATCGAGCGTTGTCGCAAGCCGGTGATCGCCGCCGTCCACGGGGCGTGCGTCGGGGGCGGCGTCAATGTCGCCACCGCGTGCGACGTGAGGTACTGCACGGAGGACGCGTTCTTCTCGGTGATGGAGGTGGACCTGGCGATCATCGCCGACCTCGGGACGCTGCAGAGGTTGCCCAGCATCGTGGGGTACGGGAACGCGATGGAGCAGGGCTTGACGGGTCGGAGGGTGTCGGGTTCGGAGGCGAAGGTGGTGGGGCTGGTTTCTCGGGTTTTCGGGTCGAAGCGCGAATTGGATGATGGAGTGAGAGTCATCGCTGAGG ATCTCATTTCGTGCGTGGCACATAATGCCTTATTGGGCATGTTTATCGTGAATCTGATGGGGGGTTTAAGGGAACTATTCCAGGTCTTGATGGGTCGGCGGGTGTCGGGTTCGGAGGCGAAGGTGGTGGGGCTGGTTTCTCGGGTTTTCGGGTCGAAGCGCGAATTGGATGATGGAGTGAGAGTCATCGCTGAGGGTAAGTAG